From one Rhopalosiphum padi isolate XX-2018 chromosome 2, ASM2088224v1, whole genome shotgun sequence genomic stretch:
- the LOC132920674 gene encoding uncharacterized protein LOC132920674, translating into MKNIRQLQMHTMRWRSTATAHSPHVSAGSSEDLEVTNELITAKHYSQVPGPTPWPIIGNTWRMLPVIGPYQISDLANVSYILYKQYGKIAKLGNLVGRPDLLFVYDADEIEKVYRQEGDTPFRPSMPCLVKYKSQVRGQFFGRLPGVVGVHGEPWREFRTKVQKPVLQPQTVKKYIQPIEEVSDYFIKRMQEMKNENSEMPADFDNEIHKWALECIGRVALDARLGCLRPDLPKNSEPQKIINAAKYALRNVALLELKYPFWRYLPSTLWKKYVSNMDYFIEICMKYIDDAMLRLKNKSQSVNETELSLVERILANESDPKTAYILALDLILVGIDTISMAVCSMLYQIATRPEEQEKIHQEILKILPNKEDKLDASKLEKMVYLKAFIKEVLRMYSTVIGNGRTLQKDMVICGYRIPKGIQLVFPTIVTGNMEEYVTDCKQFKPERWLKQSSDYIHPFASLPYGHGPRMCLGRRFADLEMQVFLAKLIRSHKLEYLHKPLDYKVTFMYAPDGELKFKMTERPTNGLIIYARNCLFSGRNINNKMSVLAKQLRNLRVKICRANKSTAVLTSISQDDVDFAKEYSELPGPKSLPLLGNNWRFMAYIGDYKVTEIDKLSLRLWKEYGDIVKIEKLLGRPDMVFLYDADEIEKVFRNEELMPHRPSMPSLNYYKHVLRKDFFGDLAGVIAVHGQKWYEFRSKVQQPMLQPRTAKFYIGTIEDTASAFVNRIKKIKNNHQEVPDDFLNEIHKWSLESIARVALDQKLGCLEDEHTVDSDTQNLIDAINTFFANVPELELKIPFWKLFSTPTWRKYINALDTITNVTSKHINRSMDQLLSQKSFCPDSQSSLLQRVLSLDPSNPKLAQILSLDMFIVGIDTTSAALSSILYQLSRHPDKQKKLREEIRTVLPNSDSKLTTDKLEQLQYLKACIKETLRMYPVVIGNGRCMTKETIISGYKIPKGVQVVFQHYAISNSSRYFPNPEQFLPERWLKGSGYKHHPFASLPFGYGKRMCLGRRFADLELQTVVSKIFQNFEVKYEYGNLEYTVHPIYMPDGPLKFKMIED; encoded by the exons ATGAAAAATATTCGTCAGTTACAAATGCATACGATGAGATGGCGATCAACCGCTACTGCACATTCTCCACATGTCTCTGCGGGATCATCTGAAGACTTAGAAGTGACTAATGAACTTATCACAGCCAAACACTACAGTCAGGTGCCAGGACCCACGCCATGGCCCATTATAGGAAACACTTGGAGAATGTTACCAGTTATAG GTCCGTATCAGATATCAGATTTGGCAAATGTTTCCTACATCCTGTACAAACAATATGGGAAAATAGCAAAGTTGGGAAATCTTGTTGGTCGACCGGATTTGCTATTTGTTTACGATGCTGATGAAATAGAAAAAGTGTATAGACAAGAAGGTGATACACCGTTTAGACCTTCTATGCCGTGcttggtaaaatataaaagccAGGTTCGAGGACAATTTTTCGGGAGACTACCGGGCGTTGTAGGAGT ACACGGAGAACCGTGGAGAGAATTCAGAACCAAAGTTCAAAAGCCTGTTTTACAGCCACAAACTGTTAAGAAATATATTCAACCAATTGAAGAAGTTTCcgactattttataaaacg GATGCAAGAGATGAAAAACGAAAATTCTGAAATGCCAGCTGACTTTGATAATGAAATTCATAAATGGGCTTTAGAGTGTATCGGCCGTGTGGCATTAGACGCAAGACTAGGTTGCCTAAGGCCAGATTTACCAAAAAATTCAGAGccacaaaaaataatcaatgcCGCAAAATACGCTCTTCGCAACGTGGCTTTATTAGAGCTTAAGTATCCGTTTTGGCGATACTTGCCATCCACGCTCtggaaaaaatatgtttcaaataTGGATTATTTCATTGA aatttgtatgaaatatattgACGATGCAATGTTGAGATTAAAGAATAAATCACAATCGGTAAATGAAACCGAATTGTCTTTGGTTGAGAGAATTTTAGCGAATGAATCTGATCCAAAAACTGCTTACATATTAGCGTTGGATCTTATTTTAGTTGGGATTGATACg atTTCGATGGCCGTATGTTCAATGCTTTATCAAATAGCCACACGACCAGAAGAGCAAGAAAAAATACATcaagaaatattgaaaattttaccaaataaaGAAGATAAACTTGATGCaagtaaattagaaaaaatggtttatttaaaagCGTTTATCAAAGAAGTATTgag AATGTATTCAACTGTGATTGGTAATGGTAGAACCCTTCAAAAGGATATGGTGATTTGTGGATACAGAATACCAAAAGGT atTCAATTAGTTTTTCCAACAATTGTTACGGGGAATATGGAAGAATATGTAACGGACTGTAAACAGTTTAAACCCGAAAGATGGTTGAAACAATCATCAGATTATATTCACCCGTTTGCTTCGTTGCCGTACGGGCATGGTCCAAGAATGTGTCTAGGAAGAAGATTTGCCGACTTAGAAATGCAAGTCTTCTTGGCAAAG tTGATACGATCGCACAAACTTGAGTATTTGCATAAACCATTGGATTACAAAGTAACATTCATGTACGCGCCTGATGGCGAACTAAAGTTCAAAATGACTGAGAGGCCTAC TAAcggattaataatatatgcgcgCAATTGCTTGTTTTCAGGtcgcaatataaataataaaatgtccgTGTTGGCCAAACAGTTGAGGAATTTAAGGGTTAAAATTTGTCGTGCTAACAAGTCCACAGCAGTTCTTACAAGCATATCACAAGACGATGTAGATTTTGCCAAAGAATATTCGGAACTACCAGGCCCTAAGTCGTTACCGTTGTTGGGCAATAATTGGAGATTCATGGCATATATCG gGGACTACAAAGTAACCGAAATAGACAAACTCTCATTGAGATTATGGAAAGAGTATGGAGACATtgtaaaaatcgaaaaattgcTCGGGAGACCGGATATGGTGTTTCTGTACGATGCGGACGAGATTGAAAAAGTATTTAGAAATGAAGAGCTTATGCCACACCGGCCGTCTATgccatcattaaattattataagcacGTTTTACGGAAGGATTTCTTTGGTGATTTGGCCGGTGTTATAGCtgt acATGGTCAAAAATGGTATGAATTTCGAAGTAAAGTACAACAACCTATGCTGCAACCGAGAACAGCAAAATTTTATATTGGTACTATTGAAGATACAGCATCGGCGTTTGTAAATAG aataaaaaaaataaaaaataatcatcaagAAGTTCCTGATgactttttaaatgaaattcatAAATGGTCGCTTGAAT ccATCGCTAGAGTGGCATTAGATCAAAAACTCGGGTGCCTTGAAGATGAACACACAGTAGATTCAGATACACAAAATTTAATAGACGCCATCAACACATTTTTTGCAAATGTTCCAGAGTTGGAGTTGAAAATACCATTTTGGAAATTATTTAGTACACCTACTTGGAGAAAGTATATTAACGCGTTGGATACTATTACAAA tgTTACATCCAAACATATAAATCGATCTATGGATCAATTATTGTCTCAAAAATCATTTTGTCCTGATAGTCAATCATCTTTGTTACAAAGAGTACTTAGTTTGGATCCGTCTAATCCAAAATTAGCTCAGATACTGTCGTTAGACATGTTCATCGTTGGCATAGACACG ACCTCAGCAGCTCTTTCTTCGATTCTCTATCAATTAAGTCGACATCCAGATAAACAAAAGAAATTAAGGGAAGAAATACGAACTGTATTGCCAAATTCTGATTCAAAATTAACTACCGACAAACTTGAACAGTTGCAGTATCTAAAAGCATGCATAAAAGAAACACTGAG AATGTATCCTGTGGTTATTGGAAATGGTCGCTGTATGACCAAAGAAACAATAATAAGTGGATATAAAATTCCAAAAGGA GTGCAAGTCGTGTTTCAACATTACGCTATTAGTAATAGCAGTAGATACTTTCCAAACCCTGAACAATTTTTACCGGAAAGGTGGTTAAAAGGAAGTGGATATAAACATCATCCATTTGCTAGTTTACCATTCGGTTATGGAAAAAGAATGTGCTTGGGTCGTAGATTTGCCGATTTGGAACTTCAAACAGTTGTTTCAAAG attTTTCAGAATTTTGAAGTCAAGTACGAGTACGGTAACTTGGAATATACTGTACATCCAATATACATGCCAGATGGcccattaaaattcaaaatgattGAAGACTAA